One genomic window of Salmo salar chromosome ssa12, Ssal_v3.1, whole genome shotgun sequence includes the following:
- the LOC106564446 gene encoding persephin, translating into MRSLLKLVVLLFCVQRGEGHWLRSLLEQRGQASSPPSEEERRGGGGESNKGNDNNKNTEGSGFGVEDQRGSVPSPAPIRSRRSSTQCRLHSILLQVRELGLGYDADETVLFKYCSGDCPRVRSNHDLTLTNLLLRGALPEQSGEMWQKGPCCRPTHHEDLAFLDNAHRWHKVEKLSAAGCNCVG; encoded by the exons atGAGGTCTCTACTGAAGCTGGTTGTTCTGCTGTTCTGTgtccagagaggagagggacactgGCTGCGCTCACTACTCG AGCAGCGAGGGCAAGCATCATCCCCCCcatcagaggaggagaggagaggtggaggaggagaatcCAACAAAGGGAACGACAACAATAAGAACACAGAAGGTTCCGGATTCGGAGTAGAAGACCAAAGAGGTTCCGTCCCATCCCCAGCCCCAATCCGGTCCCGCCGCTCTTCAACCCAGTGTCGTCTCCACTCCATCCTCCTCCAGGTACGAGAGCTGGGTCTGGGCTACGACGCGGACGAGACCGTCCTCTTCAAGTACTGCAGCGGAGACTGTCCCCGTGTCCGCTCCAACCATGATCTGACCCTGACCAACCTGCTCCTGAGGGGGGCGCTGCCCGAGCAGAGTGGAGAGATGTGGCAGAAGGGACCATGCTGCAGGCCCACCCACCATGAAGATCTAGCCTTTTTGGATAATGCCCATCGCTGGCACAAGGTGGAGAAGCTGTCGGCTGCAGGGTGTAactgtgtgggttaa